A stretch of DNA from Halopiger xanaduensis SH-6:
GTTCTCGTCCCACTCGAGCTCGAACTCGATGCTCAACTCGCCGGGACCGTCCGCCGGCCCCTCGCGTTCGGCTTTCACCTCGAAGGTCGGGCGTGCCGGCGGGTCCATCGTCACTGATTCTGATCCGGATTTCAGCGTCACCGTCTCGCCTTGGTCGAGTTTATCGGCGACACTGCGCAGATACGAGGCGATTTCTTCTCGAGGCAAGTCACTTTCCGATTTGAATAGTACTTCTTCGGGCATCGAACGGTACTACGTCATCAGTGCCGATAAGTGCATCTGTTATACCGTGGAACATTTACATGTATCGTTGGCCGATAGATACTGACATTCAATTAGCAGTAGTAGACCCAGAAGGTGTGTCCGTCTGAACAGTCGACCTTCGTGTGATCTCCGAATGCGGCTACATACGGACTGATTTTTAGTTCTACGTCTGCATCCGGAATCGGGACGGTACTGGTCTCGCCACATTTCGGGCACGCGACTTCTTCGGTTTCTTGGACTTGCATCTGCACTAATCACGCACTATACATCACGGATAATGATGTGCTTTTCTACGCTCAATTGAGAGAGTCGCTATCCGGATACTGACTGTGAGGTTCATCAGTCCCACCGGATGACAAACGAATGGAGAACATCTGGTACGCAGACGAGTGCGTAGCATCAGTAGCTGAGACACGGTCGAGTTCCTGAGCGTTCGTCTCTCCGTTCACCATCACGAGGCAACCTTCGTCGGCTACTGCTGACCTATTGCCCGTTAGATCGAATGTGTCATATTACATCCGATCTAGCCGGTCCAGTTTCAGTTTCAGTTTCACTCTGGTTGGCTCGCCTATATACAACCCCGGATCCAAGAGTGGCTATAGAGGGGGCGACGACACCACCACACCTACATCGGCCTATCGCAGTCACGCGCTCCCTCCACACCATCTTTCCCGATTCATGCCGCCAACGAACTCCCCATCTCTGATTCCGACACCGAACCGCTGTCTCGAGCCCACGTCCGTCGAGAAGCGCCGTGATTGCAACTCGAGAGGGACACGTAGACGATGCTAGTTGACAGAATGGACCGGTTGCTGTCCCTGCTGACGCGAACGGAGGCCGTATACGAGTGCCGTCGGTGTGGAATGACCGTCGACGAAGACACTGACAGCTGTCCCGAGTGCGGTTCGGAAGCGATCGTGCAGTACCGACTCTCCTGAGCACTGCGAGACGTCTCTAGGGTCCACGACCATCGTTGATTTGTGGCGGCCCCATCCCGAAGCAGTCCCCACGTTGCTTTATCCACATTGAGAGCGTATCTAACGCATGGCATCGTTTCTCGTCGTGTACGGGACTGGAGAAGGACAAACAGCGAAAGTGGCGAACCGGATTACGGCGAGACTCGAGAACCGAGGGCACGACGTTGTGATGGTCGACATCGAATCAATATCCGACGAGTTATCGATCGACGCGTTCGACGCTGCCCTCATCGGCTCGTCGATACACGTCGGGAAACACCACTCGGCGATCCCGGAGTTCCTCGCGTCGAATCGAGAAGCGTTGCACAGTCGGCCGACGGCGTTCTTCCAACTCTCGCTGTCGTCAGCGGTCGACGACGAAGAACGACGAGCGGAGGCGGCGGCGTACGTGGACGGGTTGCTTGAGGAAGCGGACTGGCACCCCGATCGGATCGGGCTGTTCGGGGGTGCACTCCGGTACTCGAAGTACGGGTTTCTCAAGCGACTGCTGATGAAACGGATCGCCAAAGACGCGACGGGCGACGTGGATACCGCTCGAGACTACGAGTACACGGACTGGAACGAGGTC
This window harbors:
- a CDS encoding amphi-Trp domain-containing protein; the encoded protein is MPEEVLFKSESDLPREEIASYLRSVADKLDQGETVTLKSGSESVTMDPPARPTFEVKAEREGPADGPGELSIEFELEWDENGDETDAGSGQLEIE
- a CDS encoding flavodoxin domain-containing protein yields the protein MASFLVVYGTGEGQTAKVANRITARLENRGHDVVMVDIESISDELSIDAFDAALIGSSIHVGKHHSAIPEFLASNREALHSRPTAFFQLSLSSAVDDEERRAEAAAYVDGLLEEADWHPDRIGLFGGALRYSKYGFLKRLLMKRIAKDATGDVDTARDYEYTDWNEVEAFADDFAAFVEGREGDDGGRGTAEAGNQ